The following proteins come from a genomic window of Chryseobacterium glaciei:
- a CDS encoding thioredoxin family protein — MKKIISIFLLFIVSFSFAQVKWMTIEEALKAQKENPKKILVDFYADWCAPCKIMDKNTYGHQVIADILNQNYYPVKFNAEEKNSVEIFDRTFSNPNTEQKKGRNSLHEFTQYMNVSAVPSTVFLDEKGGPITILQGELSAKELEPYLELISKDLYKKIRTRQQWEDYQKKFKSKIKD; from the coding sequence ATGAAGAAAATTATAAGCATATTCCTCTTATTCATAGTAAGTTTTAGTTTTGCTCAGGTAAAATGGATGACTATTGAAGAGGCTTTAAAAGCTCAAAAAGAAAATCCAAAAAAAATATTGGTTGATTTTTATGCAGATTGGTGCGCTCCATGTAAGATAATGGATAAAAATACATACGGACACCAAGTAATTGCTGATATTTTAAACCAAAATTACTATCCAGTAAAGTTTAATGCCGAGGAAAAAAATTCTGTTGAAATTTTTGACAGAACATTTTCAAATCCTAATACGGAGCAGAAAAAAGGAAGAAATTCTTTGCATGAATTCACTCAATATATGAATGTATCAGCTGTTCCAAGTACTGTTTTTCTGGATGAAAAAGGTGGCCCGATCACCATTTTGCAGGGAGAATTATCCGCAAAAGAGCTGGAACCTTATTTAGAATTAATTTCAAAAGATTTATATAAGAAAATCCGAACCAGACAACAATGGGAGGATTATCAGAAGAAATTTAAATCTAAAATAAAAGATTAA